A genomic stretch from Pempheris klunzingeri isolate RE-2024b chromosome 23, fPemKlu1.hap1, whole genome shotgun sequence includes:
- the syt4 gene encoding synaptotagmin-4 produces the protein MAPILEDGAQLVAVPVGVAVVSVFGLVFTVSAFAWICCQRKNTKSQKTPPYKFVHMLKGVDIYPESLSGKKKFASPATTTSNDTSKTDVNGNCHTATLMSPTGTSKLASSPNDSRPALHLDLEKRDLNGNFTTKPFHHHHHKVRSSPDLELPSPHAGFTQPGAMDRRDLPSPSSTLSSQAPTPAVDKPQGEEREGGLGTLHFSLEYQPERNAFIVHIKEAHGLSPTDEQSLTSDPYIKLTLLPEKKHRVKTRVLRKTLDPAFDETFSFYGIPLARVSELALHFMVLSFDRFSRDEVIGETLVPLSGIDLSEGRVLMSREIIKKNVKKSSGRGELLLSLCYQSTTNTLTVVVLKARHLPKTENNGPTDPYVKVNMYHGKKRVCKKKTHVKKCSPNPVFNELFVFDLPSDEGLRDTSVELLLMDSDTGNSRCPNTILGRLVLGTLAAGTPGEHWREICDHPRRQIAKWHAMSED, from the exons TGGCAGTACCGGTGGGTGTTGCTGTGGTGAGTGTCTTTGGCCTTGTCTTCACTGTGTCAGCCTTTGCATGGATCTGTTGCCAACGTAAAAACACCAAATCCCAGAAGACACCTCCCTACAAGTTTGTGCACATGCTCAAAGGGGTTGACATCTACCCAGAGAGCCTCAGCGGCAAAAAGAAGTTCGCCTCACCTGCCACCACAACAAGTAACGACACCAGTAAAACTGACGTTAATGGAAACTGCCACACTGCGACCCTAATGAGTCCAACCGGAACCAGTAAACTGGCATCAAGTCCAAATGATTCCAGGCCGGCTCTGCATCTGGATCTGGAGAAACGGGACCTGAATGGCAATTTCACCACCAAACCgtttcatcaccaccaccacaaggTGCGGAGCTCCCCGGACCTGGAGCTGCCCTCTCCCCATGCAGGGTTCACCCAGCCTGGGGCGATGGACCGCCGAGACCTCCCTTCACCATCCAGCACCCTCTCAAGCCAGGCACCCACCCCGGCTGTGGATAAGCcccagggagaggagagggagggcgGGCTGGGGACCCTCCACTTCTCCCTGGAGTACCAGCCAGAGAGGAACGCATTCATTGTCCATATCAAG GAAGCCCATGGCCTGAGCCCAACTGATGAGCAGtcgctgacctctgacccttaCATCAAGCTGACCCTGCTGCCGGAGAAAAAGCACCGGGTGAAGACCAGAGTCCTGAGGAAGACTCTGGACCCCGCCTTTGACGAGACCTTCAGCTTCTACGGGATCCCACTGGCCCGAGTGTCGGAGTTGGCTCTTCACTTCATGGTGCTGAGCTTTGATAGGTTCTCCCGTGATGAGGTCATCGGAGAGACCCTTGTGCCCTTGTCCGGGATCGACTTATCGGAGGGCCGTGTCTTGATGAGCCGAGAGATCATCAAGAAGAATGTCAAG AAGTCCTCGGGCAGAGGCGAGTTACTGCTCTCCCTGTGTTACCAGTCCACCACCAACACTCTGACCGTGGTCGTCCTCAAAGCTCGCCACCTGCCCAAGACTGAAAACAACGGacccacag ATCCATATGTCAAAGTGAACATGTACCACGGCAAGAAGCGTGTGTGTAAGAAGAAGACCCACGTGAAGAAGTGCTCCCCCAACCCGGTCTTCAACGAGCTCTTTGTCTTTGACCTGCCCTCTGACGAGGGGCTGAGGGACACCAgcgtggagctgctgctgatggactCAGACACAGGCAACTCCCGCTGCCCCAATACCATCCTTGGCCGCCTGGTGTTGGGCACATTGGCGGCGGGCACCCCCGGAGAGCACTGGAGGGAGATCTGCGACCATCCCCGTCGCCAGATTGCCAAGTGGCATGCCATGTCAGAGGATTAG